One segment of Burkholderia multivorans ATCC BAA-247 DNA contains the following:
- the yfdX2 gene encoding heat resistance protein YfdX2, giving the protein MNEQTPNPNATNKGINEQAAVSSLPVSPEAKPEVVTEVQPEVQKETDSQAADKRKQVLDEAVSALALTKSALAALDGKDAARALATLAEVTGKLELIVAREPTLALAPVDVRTIVHDVFANTETIEAMTDEALDALKHGEVQQARLVLALLASEIVIAVTNIPLASYPAAVKSVVPLIDQGKIEEAKAALQAALSTLVETRSVLPLPTLRARLLLKRAETLVEDGQRGEASNERLETLLNEARQQLEMAELLGYGKKKDFEPLFAELKKVKEKTAGGGGGKGWLDEIKAKLSKLF; this is encoded by the coding sequence ATGAATGAGCAAACACCGAATCCCAATGCGACGAACAAAGGAATTAACGAACAGGCCGCGGTAAGCAGCCTTCCTGTCAGTCCAGAGGCCAAGCCTGAAGTTGTCACGGAGGTACAGCCAGAGGTTCAGAAGGAAACGGACTCGCAGGCGGCAGACAAACGTAAACAAGTCCTCGATGAGGCCGTCTCGGCCTTGGCGCTGACCAAATCAGCGCTGGCCGCACTTGACGGCAAGGACGCTGCACGCGCACTGGCAACGCTGGCCGAAGTGACGGGAAAGCTGGAGCTGATCGTTGCGCGCGAACCAACGCTCGCCCTGGCCCCCGTTGATGTGCGCACCATCGTGCACGACGTGTTCGCCAACACGGAAACCATTGAGGCGATGACTGACGAGGCGCTGGATGCCCTCAAACATGGCGAGGTGCAACAGGCACGTCTCGTGCTGGCTTTGCTGGCCAGTGAAATCGTGATCGCGGTCACCAACATCCCTCTGGCGTCCTATCCCGCAGCCGTGAAGTCAGTCGTGCCGCTGATCGATCAGGGCAAGATTGAAGAAGCCAAAGCCGCGCTGCAGGCAGCGCTCAGCACGCTGGTCGAGACGCGCAGCGTGCTTCCGCTGCCCACCCTGCGTGCCAGGCTGCTCCTGAAGCGCGCCGAGACCTTGGTGGAAGATGGTCAGCGGGGCGAAGCGTCCAATGAGCGCCTGGAGACATTATTGAACGAAGCGCGGCAGCAGTTGGAAATGGCAGAACTGCTGGGCTATGGAAAAAAGAAGGACTTTGAGCCCCTGTTCGCTGAACTCAAGAAAGTCAAGGAAAAGACGGCTGGGGGAGGCGGCGGAAAAGGCTGGCTCGATGAAATCAAGGCAAAACTGTCCAAGTTGTTCTGA
- the yfdX1 gene encoding heat resistance protein YfdX1, whose product MNIKQPQYTFSALALAVVVGLSGPALAQSAAGSSPGAAAPSAASKAAQPQVDDKAAREADKKRAELTQDAITALTKTQEALTLLDAKKTKEALAALELASGKLELVLARDAKLALAPVDVRVITHDIHANVESVKKAVKLSRELLGDGEVQKARPIVANLASEIVIETDNLPMATYPAAIKSAARLIDSGKIDDAKAELARALNTLVVTSVAFPLPVLRAEAAMAKAEKLAETDKRDAKQNEELSTLLSSVRTEIELAQILGYGKKADFKPIFDQVKSIEQKSAGGKSGKGWFDELKTRIQKLF is encoded by the coding sequence ATGAATATCAAACAGCCACAATACACCTTCTCCGCACTTGCCCTGGCGGTCGTCGTCGGACTGAGCGGACCGGCTCTGGCCCAATCGGCGGCAGGTTCTAGCCCAGGTGCTGCAGCACCCTCTGCCGCATCCAAGGCGGCACAGCCACAGGTAGATGACAAGGCCGCCCGGGAAGCCGATAAAAAGCGTGCCGAGCTCACTCAAGACGCCATCACGGCGCTCACCAAGACCCAGGAGGCTTTGACCCTCCTTGATGCAAAGAAGACCAAGGAGGCGCTCGCTGCGCTGGAACTGGCCAGCGGAAAGCTGGAACTGGTATTGGCACGCGACGCCAAACTTGCCTTGGCGCCGGTCGATGTACGCGTCATCACCCACGATATCCACGCCAACGTGGAATCGGTAAAGAAAGCGGTCAAGTTGTCTCGGGAGTTGTTGGGTGATGGCGAGGTGCAAAAGGCCCGGCCCATCGTTGCCAATCTGGCCAGCGAAATCGTGATCGAAACCGACAACCTGCCGATGGCAACGTACCCGGCAGCGATCAAGTCGGCCGCACGGCTCATCGACAGCGGCAAGATCGACGACGCCAAGGCGGAACTCGCCCGAGCACTGAACACGCTGGTGGTGACCTCGGTCGCCTTTCCTCTGCCCGTGCTCCGGGCCGAAGCCGCGATGGCAAAAGCTGAAAAGCTGGCCGAGACCGACAAGCGCGATGCCAAGCAGAACGAGGAGCTCAGCACCTTGCTGTCGTCCGTACGCACGGAGATCGAGCTGGCGCAGATCCTCGGTTATGGCAAGAAGGCGGATTTCAAACCCATCTTCGATCAGGTGAAGTCGATTGAGCAAAAGTCGGCTGGAGGCAAAAGCGGCAAGGGATGGTTCGACGAGTTGAAGACGCGGATCCAAAAGCTGTTTTGA
- the hsp20-GI gene encoding small heat shock protein sHSP20-GI, protein MSALTPWDPFRELDELQNRLATMFGRIPQRQGARTGNEAMTTADWAPMADISEDENAFLLKLDLPEVPKDAVRVSAENGVLTISGERKLEKEEQGKKFHRIERAYGRFVRSFVLPDNVDPTKVTASMKDGVLEVRLVKAEQAKPKQIEISVN, encoded by the coding sequence ATGTCTGCATTGACTCCGTGGGACCCCTTCCGGGAACTGGATGAATTGCAAAACCGCCTGGCGACGATGTTCGGACGGATACCCCAGCGACAGGGCGCCCGTACCGGCAACGAAGCCATGACCACGGCGGACTGGGCACCAATGGCGGACATCAGCGAGGATGAGAACGCATTCCTCCTCAAGCTGGATCTGCCGGAGGTCCCCAAGGATGCCGTGCGCGTCAGCGCGGAAAACGGTGTGCTCACCATCAGCGGCGAGCGCAAACTGGAAAAAGAGGAGCAGGGCAAGAAGTTCCACCGCATCGAACGTGCGTATGGCCGCTTTGTGCGCAGCTTTGTCTTGCCTGACAACGTTGATCCGACCAAGGTGACGGCTTCGATGAAAGACGGCGTGCTGGAAGTGCGGCTTGTCAAGGCCGAGCAAGCCAAACCGAAACAGATTGAAATCTCAGTCAACTAA
- the ftsH gene encoding ATP-dependent zinc metalloprotease FtsH, producing MEKKDQWNIGYWIVAGLLLLTLQNYWQAAKTVEPVPYSEFEKALAEGRVAEVLVADRTVTGRLKSPDSRGKTTIVATRVEPDLAERLSKYDVPYARVVESTWLRDVLSWILPAVAFFGVWFFLFRRFAEKQGMGGFLSIGKSRAKVFMEKNTGVTFADVAGVDEAKAELVEIVDFLKNPQDYGRLGARIPKGVLLVGPPGTGKTLLAKAVAGEAGVPFFSISGSEFVEMFVGVGAARVRDLFEQARAQAPSIIFIDELDALGRARGVGGPIGGHDEREQTLNQLLTEMDGFDSSVGLIILAATNRPEILDQALLRAGRFDRQVLVDRPDKKGRLDILKVHVKKVTLAQDVDLEQVAALTTGFSGADLANLVNEAALAATRRRASAVELQDFTAAIERIVAGLEKKSRVLNPKERETVAHHEMGHALVALALPGTDPVHKISIIPRGIGALGYTLQRPTEDRFLMTRTDLEHKIAVLLGGRAAEKLVFGELSTGAADDLARATDIARDMITRFGMDEGLGYIAFEAQRPRFLDTPELAHGGCRVAESTQARIDQAIRDIVMGVFERAYRILDINRAVLERCARELLARETLDESDIRQLTQGLVRN from the coding sequence ATGGAAAAGAAAGATCAATGGAACATTGGCTACTGGATCGTCGCCGGTCTGTTGCTGCTGACGCTGCAGAACTACTGGCAGGCGGCGAAGACCGTCGAGCCCGTACCCTACAGCGAATTCGAGAAAGCGTTGGCCGAGGGGCGCGTCGCCGAAGTGCTGGTGGCAGACCGCACGGTCACCGGACGCCTGAAATCGCCGGACAGCCGGGGCAAGACCACGATCGTGGCCACCCGTGTCGAACCCGACCTGGCCGAGCGGCTGTCGAAATACGACGTGCCCTACGCGCGGGTGGTGGAAAGCACCTGGCTGCGTGATGTGCTCTCCTGGATTCTGCCGGCGGTGGCCTTCTTCGGCGTCTGGTTTTTCCTGTTCCGCCGCTTTGCCGAGAAGCAGGGCATGGGCGGCTTTCTGAGCATCGGCAAGAGCCGCGCCAAGGTGTTCATGGAGAAGAACACGGGCGTCACGTTTGCCGATGTCGCGGGCGTCGATGAGGCCAAGGCCGAGCTAGTCGAGATCGTCGACTTCCTGAAGAACCCGCAGGATTACGGCCGCCTCGGCGCGCGCATCCCGAAAGGTGTGTTGCTGGTTGGCCCGCCCGGCACGGGCAAGACCCTGCTGGCCAAGGCCGTGGCGGGCGAGGCCGGGGTACCGTTCTTCTCTATCTCCGGCTCGGAGTTCGTCGAGATGTTTGTCGGCGTGGGCGCGGCGCGGGTGCGCGACCTGTTCGAGCAGGCCCGTGCCCAGGCGCCGTCGATAATCTTCATCGACGAGTTGGATGCCCTGGGCCGCGCGCGCGGCGTCGGCGGCCCCATCGGCGGCCACGACGAGCGTGAGCAAACGCTCAACCAGCTGCTCACCGAGATGGACGGCTTCGACAGCTCGGTGGGGCTGATCATCCTCGCCGCCACCAACCGCCCCGAAATCCTCGACCAGGCGCTGCTGCGTGCCGGCCGCTTCGACCGCCAGGTGCTGGTGGACCGGCCCGACAAGAAGGGGCGGCTGGACATCCTGAAGGTTCATGTCAAGAAGGTGACGCTGGCCCAGGATGTAGACCTCGAACAGGTAGCCGCACTGACCACGGGCTTTTCCGGCGCGGACCTCGCCAATCTGGTCAACGAGGCGGCGCTGGCGGCGACGAGACGCCGTGCGTCCGCCGTGGAATTGCAGGACTTCACCGCGGCCATCGAGCGCATCGTGGCGGGCCTGGAAAAGAAGAGCCGCGTGCTCAATCCCAAGGAGCGGGAAACCGTGGCCCATCACGAGATGGGCCATGCGCTGGTGGCGCTGGCGCTGCCCGGCACCGACCCCGTACACAAGATCTCGATCATCCCGCGCGGCATCGGCGCGCTGGGCTACACCTTGCAGCGCCCCACCGAAGACCGCTTCCTGATGACGCGTACCGATCTCGAGCACAAGATCGCCGTACTGCTGGGCGGGCGTGCCGCCGAAAAGCTGGTGTTCGGCGAGTTGTCTACCGGGGCGGCGGACGATCTGGCGCGGGCCACCGACATCGCCCGCGACATGATCACCCGCTTTGGCATGGACGAGGGCCTGGGCTACATCGCCTTCGAGGCGCAGCGGCCCCGCTTTCTCGATACACCAGAACTGGCCCACGGCGGTTGCCGGGTGGCCGAATCGACCCAGGCGCGCATCGATCAGGCTATCCGCGACATCGTGATGGGCGTGTTCGAGCGCGCCTACCGGATTCTCGACATCAACCGCGCGGTGCTGGAGCGCTGTGCGCGCGAGCTGCTGGCGCGGGAAACGCTCGACGAAAGCGATATCCGTCAATTGACTCAAGGACTTGTTCGGAACTGA
- the cls gene encoding cardiolipin synthase: MSDPNGLTWAATLVSLAVAIPIAGHAVIYKRDPRSATLWVLLIALLPLGGSLLYGLFGINRYQRRARRLFPGADPAVRQDLASTMPQAVSAPFAGLAHLVGRATGQSLTSGNRIEPLVDGEQAYPAMLAAIESARHSVALASYIFDSQGIGAQFVDALRRAHERGVQVRVLIDDVYARWRPRSAYRALQRAGVPAATFNPTLIPARLHAAHLRNHRKLLVIDGETGFTGGMNIFSPYWRPDAPEQACHDLHFRLRGPVVAHLMQCFTDDWCDTTGERLSEGFWRESPAMADEQGTSWARGIEAGPDEALDRLRWTFMGALSAAKHSVRIWTPYFVPDQPMIAALSTAALHGVRVEVLTPANGDHPTVQWAARAHYWQVLEHGVRIFERPGPFDHSKLMLIDGQWCCLGSANWDARSLRLNFEFNVEVYDTALSTRLESLFDAARDASNEISVMALRARPLAIRLRDGVARLFTPIL, from the coding sequence GTGTCCGACCCCAACGGGCTGACATGGGCAGCCACCCTCGTGTCGCTGGCGGTCGCTATCCCCATAGCGGGGCACGCGGTCATCTACAAGCGTGACCCTCGATCGGCCACGCTGTGGGTGCTGCTGATCGCGCTGTTGCCGCTGGGCGGTTCGCTGCTGTATGGGCTGTTCGGCATCAACCGTTACCAGCGGCGGGCGCGGCGGCTGTTTCCGGGGGCAGATCCTGCTGTTCGGCAGGACCTCGCGTCTACGATGCCCCAGGCCGTATCGGCGCCGTTTGCCGGCCTGGCGCACCTGGTGGGACGCGCCACCGGCCAGTCGCTGACCAGCGGCAACCGCATCGAGCCGCTCGTCGATGGCGAGCAGGCCTACCCGGCCATGCTCGCTGCCATCGAGTCAGCGCGGCACAGCGTCGCGCTGGCTTCGTACATCTTCGACAGCCAAGGCATCGGGGCGCAGTTCGTCGATGCGCTGCGCCGGGCTCATGAGCGCGGCGTGCAAGTGCGGGTGCTGATCGACGACGTCTATGCCCGCTGGAGGCCCCGCAGCGCCTACCGCGCCTTGCAACGCGCCGGCGTTCCGGCGGCGACGTTCAACCCGACGTTGATTCCCGCGCGCCTGCATGCCGCGCATCTGCGCAATCACCGCAAGCTGCTGGTGATCGATGGCGAGACGGGTTTCACCGGCGGCATGAACATCTTCAGCCCGTATTGGCGGCCCGATGCGCCGGAGCAGGCCTGTCACGATTTGCACTTTCGTCTGCGCGGGCCGGTGGTTGCGCATCTGATGCAGTGCTTCACAGATGATTGGTGCGATACCACGGGCGAGCGGCTCAGCGAGGGTTTCTGGCGCGAATCGCCCGCAATGGCTGATGAGCAAGGAACCTCTTGGGCGCGCGGCATCGAGGCCGGTCCCGATGAGGCCCTGGACCGGCTGCGCTGGACCTTCATGGGCGCTTTGAGCGCGGCGAAGCATTCGGTGCGCATCTGGACACCTTACTTCGTGCCCGATCAGCCGATGATCGCGGCGCTGAGCACGGCCGCGTTGCACGGCGTGCGCGTCGAGGTGCTGACGCCCGCAAACGGCGACCATCCCACGGTGCAATGGGCCGCGCGCGCCCACTACTGGCAGGTGCTGGAGCACGGTGTACGCATCTTCGAACGGCCTGGCCCGTTCGACCACAGCAAGCTGATGCTGATAGACGGCCAGTGGTGCTGCCTGGGTTCGGCCAATTGGGATGCGCGCAGCCTGCGCCTCAACTTCGAGTTCAATGTGGAGGTGTACGACACCGCGCTGTCTACGCGGCTGGAATCCCTTTTTGATGCCGCCCGTGATGCATCGAACGAGATATCGGTCATGGCGTTGCGCGCCCGCCCGCTGGCCATCCGCTTGCGCGACGGGGTGGCCCGTCTGTTCACCCCCATTCTCTAG
- the clpK gene encoding heat shock survival AAA family ATPase ClpK: protein MARKQCQVCGQPATVRVEANLNGRHSTMLLCDDHYRQLARQQKRTVSPLEALFGSRSGLFEDFLGSDFFRIGDDAPSVAADADEVVDASFGESAPATAGTARRRGSGLASRISEQSEALLQEAAKHAAEFGRPEVDTEHLLLALTGSDVVKTILGQFKIKVDDLKRQIESEAKRGDKPFEGEIGVSPRVKDALSRAFVASNELSHSYVGPEHFLIGLAEEGEGLAANLLRRYGLTPQALRQQVSKVVGKGAEDGRAETPTNTPELDKYSRDLTKMAREGKLDPVIGRAQEIETTIEVLARRKKNNPVLIGEPGVGKTAIVEGLAQRMVAGEVPETLRDKRLVELNINAMVAGAKYRGEFEERVQKVLKEVTEHQGELILFIDEVHTIVGAGQGGGEGGLDVANVFKPMMARGELNLIGATTLNEYQKYIEKDAALERRFQPVMVPEPTVAQTMMILRGLRDTFEAHHKVSITEDAIIAAAELSDRYITARFLPDKAIDLLDQAAARVKLSATARPVAVQELESELHQLRREQDYVASRKQYDKAAELGKRIEAKEAELKKLVEDWERERASGSAEVKAEHVAQIVSRLTGIPVNELTVEEREKLLHLEQRLHERLVGQDEAVRAVADAVRLSRAGLREGSKPVATFLFLGPTGVGKTELAKALAESIYGDEGALLRIDMSEYGERHTVARLVGAPPGYVGYDEGGQLTEKVRRKPYSVLLLDEIEKAHPDVYNILLQVFDDGRLTDGKGRVVDFTNTIIIATSNLGSDIIQRRLKARGAAGEEYEKTKTEVMDVLRGHFRPEFLNRIDEIIVFHALGKEEIRHIVGLQLDRVARNAASQGVTLAFDQTLIDHFAEEGYKPEFGARELKRLIRSELETALAREMLGGGIGKADHASARWDDKAERVVFERKEPPAQPAEPEKPDAANVAEAPPNGESKATRKKKPAGGES, encoded by the coding sequence ATGGCCAGAAAACAATGCCAAGTCTGCGGCCAACCCGCCACGGTGCGGGTGGAAGCCAATCTCAATGGTCGCCACAGCACCATGCTGTTGTGTGACGATCACTATCGCCAACTGGCGCGCCAGCAAAAGCGCACCGTCTCGCCGCTGGAGGCTCTGTTTGGCTCGCGCAGCGGTTTGTTCGAAGACTTCCTCGGCAGCGACTTCTTCCGCATCGGTGACGATGCACCGTCCGTGGCGGCTGATGCCGACGAAGTGGTCGATGCGTCTTTCGGCGAATCCGCTCCCGCAACGGCGGGCACGGCGCGCCGCCGCGGCAGTGGGCTGGCCAGCCGTATCAGCGAACAGTCTGAGGCCCTGTTGCAGGAAGCCGCCAAACATGCTGCCGAGTTCGGCCGGCCCGAAGTCGATACCGAACACCTGCTGCTGGCGCTGACCGGCAGCGACGTGGTCAAGACCATCTTAGGGCAGTTCAAGATCAAGGTCGATGACCTCAAGCGGCAGATTGAATCCGAAGCCAAGCGTGGCGACAAGCCGTTCGAAGGCGAGATCGGCGTGTCGCCACGTGTCAAGGATGCGCTCAGCCGTGCCTTCGTGGCCTCCAACGAGTTGAGTCATTCCTATGTGGGGCCAGAGCACTTTCTGATCGGCCTGGCCGAAGAAGGCGAAGGCTTGGCAGCCAACCTGCTGCGCCGCTACGGGCTCACGCCGCAGGCGCTGCGCCAGCAGGTGAGCAAGGTGGTCGGCAAGGGGGCCGAGGACGGCCGTGCCGAGACGCCGACCAATACGCCGGAACTCGACAAGTATTCGCGCGACCTCACCAAGATGGCGCGCGAGGGCAAGCTCGATCCGGTCATCGGCCGCGCGCAGGAGATCGAGACGACCATCGAAGTGCTGGCCCGGCGCAAGAAGAACAACCCGGTGCTGATCGGCGAACCCGGCGTCGGCAAGACCGCCATCGTCGAAGGGCTGGCGCAGCGCATGGTCGCAGGCGAAGTGCCCGAAACGCTGCGTGACAAGCGCCTGGTCGAACTCAACATCAATGCCATGGTGGCCGGCGCCAAGTACCGCGGCGAGTTCGAGGAGCGCGTGCAGAAGGTGCTCAAGGAAGTGACCGAGCACCAGGGGGAGCTGATTCTCTTCATCGACGAAGTGCACACCATCGTCGGTGCCGGCCAAGGTGGCGGCGAAGGCGGGCTGGACGTGGCCAACGTCTTCAAGCCGATGATGGCGCGCGGCGAGCTGAACCTGATCGGCGCCACCACGCTCAACGAGTATCAGAAGTACATCGAAAAGGATGCCGCGCTGGAGCGTCGCTTCCAGCCGGTGATGGTGCCCGAGCCGACGGTAGCGCAGACCATGATGATTTTGCGCGGCCTGCGCGACACCTTCGAGGCGCACCACAAGGTCAGCATCACCGAGGATGCGATCATCGCCGCCGCCGAGTTGTCCGACCGTTACATCACCGCGCGCTTTTTGCCCGACAAGGCCATCGACCTGCTCGACCAGGCGGCCGCACGCGTGAAGCTGTCGGCCACGGCGCGCCCGGTGGCGGTGCAAGAGCTGGAGTCCGAACTGCATCAGTTGCGGCGTGAGCAGGACTATGTGGCTTCGCGCAAGCAGTACGACAAGGCTGCCGAGCTCGGCAAGCGCATCGAGGCCAAAGAGGCCGAACTCAAGAAGCTCGTCGAGGATTGGGAGCGCGAGCGCGCCTCGGGCAGCGCCGAGGTCAAGGCAGAGCACGTGGCGCAGATCGTCTCGCGGCTGACCGGCATCCCGGTCAACGAGCTGACGGTGGAAGAACGCGAGAAGCTGCTGCATCTGGAACAGCGGCTGCATGAGCGCCTGGTGGGACAGGACGAAGCAGTACGTGCCGTGGCCGATGCCGTGCGGCTGTCGCGCGCAGGCCTGCGCGAAGGCAGCAAGCCAGTGGCCACCTTCCTGTTCCTCGGGCCGACGGGTGTGGGCAAGACCGAACTCGCCAAGGCACTGGCCGAGTCCATCTATGGCGATGAGGGCGCGCTGCTGCGCATCGACATGTCCGAGTACGGTGAACGCCATACCGTGGCACGCCTGGTGGGCGCGCCTCCGGGTTATGTGGGCTACGACGAGGGCGGCCAGCTCACCGAGAAGGTGCGCCGCAAGCCCTACAGCGTGTTGCTGCTCGACGAGATCGAAAAGGCGCACCCCGACGTCTACAACATCCTGCTGCAGGTGTTCGACGACGGCCGCCTCACCGACGGCAAGGGCCGGGTGGTGGATTTCACCAACACCATCATCATCGCCACCTCGAATCTGGGCTCGGACATCATCCAGCGTCGGCTCAAGGCGCGTGGTGCCGCCGGCGAGGAGTATGAAAAGACCAAGACGGAGGTGATGGACGTGCTGCGCGGGCATTTCCGCCCCGAGTTCCTCAACCGCATCGATGAAATCATCGTCTTCCATGCGCTGGGCAAGGAGGAGATCCGCCATATCGTCGGCCTGCAGCTCGATCGCGTGGCGCGCAACGCCGCCAGCCAGGGCGTGACGCTGGCCTTCGATCAGACCTTGATCGATCACTTCGCGGAGGAAGGCTACAAACCCGAGTTCGGCGCGCGCGAGCTCAAGCGGCTGATCCGCAGCGAGCTGGAAACCGCTCTGGCGCGCGAGATGCTGGGTGGCGGTATCGGCAAGGCCGATCACGCCAGCGCACGCTGGGACGACAAGGCCGAACGCGTCGTCTTCGAGCGCAAGGAGCCACCCGCGCAGCCGGCCGAGCCTGAAAAGCCCGATGCCGCGAACGTGGCCGAGGCACCGCCGAACGGCGAGAGCAAGGCTACGCGCAAGAAGAAGCCGGCGGGCGGCGAATCTTGA
- a CDS encoding Hsp20/alpha crystallin family protein, which translates to MDIDFKKLAPWNWFKKEQEEQQSTASLPVQRNDLPAAGGPVSPILQLHREIDRLFDEAFRGFGFPALALPRWPADWPGMLKPALDIQETDKQYTIALEVPGVEEKDIQITLDNDVLLVRGEKRQEQETKDGGFHRVERSYGSFQRALNLPADANQDTIKAAFKNGVLTITMDKREASTPKQGRSIPING; encoded by the coding sequence ATGGACATTGACTTCAAGAAATTGGCTCCCTGGAACTGGTTCAAAAAGGAGCAGGAAGAACAACAGAGCACCGCCTCGCTGCCGGTGCAGCGCAATGACCTGCCGGCGGCAGGCGGGCCGGTCAGCCCCATCCTGCAATTGCATCGCGAGATCGATCGCCTGTTCGACGAAGCGTTTCGAGGCTTCGGTTTCCCGGCGCTGGCCTTGCCGCGCTGGCCGGCGGACTGGCCGGGCATGCTGAAGCCGGCGCTGGACATCCAGGAAACAGACAAGCAGTACACGATCGCCCTGGAAGTACCCGGCGTCGAGGAAAAGGACATTCAGATCACGCTCGATAACGATGTGTTGCTGGTGCGCGGTGAAAAGCGTCAGGAGCAGGAAACCAAAGACGGTGGTTTCCACCGGGTGGAGCGCTCCTACGGCAGCTTTCAGCGCGCTCTGAACCTGCCGGCCGATGCCAACCAGGACACGATCAAGGCCGCTTTCAAGAACGGCGTGCTCACGATCACGATGGACAAGCGCGAGGCCAGTACGCCCAAGCAGGGGCGCTCGATCCCGATCAATGGCTGA
- a CDS encoding helix-turn-helix domain-containing protein, with protein sequence MTARQLAIFTLDELAAYLKVGKRTLYRLASHGEIPAFKVGGTWRFRQSEIDRWINDQIQAGRKKEVIRTDEQPRSAEHSVSSGRAVRRRRQTE encoded by the coding sequence ATGACAGCGCGCCAGCTGGCGATCTTCACACTCGACGAGTTGGCTGCCTACTTGAAAGTCGGCAAGCGGACGCTTTACCGGCTCGCCTCGCACGGGGAGATTCCGGCCTTCAAGGTCGGCGGGACGTGGCGGTTTCGTCAAAGTGAAATCGATCGATGGATCAATGATCAGATCCAAGCAGGCAGAAAGAAGGAGGTGATACGCACAGATGAGCAGCCAAGGTCAGCGGAACACTCCGTGTCGTCTGGGCGCGCTGTCCGTCGCCGCAGGCAAACGGAGTGA
- a CDS encoding LysR family transcriptional regulator — protein sequence MNLRHLRCFIAVAEELHFGRAARRLHIEQSPLSRTIRQMEADLGVPLLNRLPRSVRLTPAGQVFLEEARRVLLAFEQAQTKARAAANQRNTLRIALSGDMGQARLSALLALCREEAPQVGIRIFEAPLAQLVTGLRNDLYDAGFALAGEMDAGVVAMPVWRDPLVLALPARHPLLAFKEVPLEEVASYPLVLCDPQVCEGCSRQRERLLRTVDAQPTVAEYVKTHSLMLALVAAGYGVGFSSAAHLAGCHQADVVVRPLADETASLTTYLLRPEGEIMEPLRQFIDRVDRVGRPQGTDQRPM from the coding sequence ATGAACTTACGCCATCTTCGCTGCTTCATCGCCGTAGCCGAGGAACTGCACTTCGGCCGGGCTGCTCGACGGCTGCACATCGAACAGTCTCCACTGTCGCGCACGATCCGCCAGATGGAGGCGGATTTAGGGGTGCCGCTGCTCAACCGCTTGCCACGCAGTGTTCGTCTCACACCGGCGGGACAGGTCTTCCTCGAAGAAGCCCGGCGCGTACTGCTGGCCTTCGAGCAAGCGCAGACCAAGGCACGCGCCGCAGCGAACCAGCGGAACACGCTGCGCATTGCACTATCGGGTGACATGGGGCAGGCCCGCTTGTCGGCGTTGCTTGCGCTTTGCCGCGAGGAGGCACCACAGGTCGGCATTCGGATATTTGAAGCGCCACTGGCGCAGTTGGTGACTGGACTGCGCAACGACTTGTATGACGCAGGTTTTGCATTGGCTGGTGAAATGGACGCCGGCGTCGTCGCCATGCCGGTGTGGCGAGACCCGCTGGTGCTGGCTTTGCCCGCCAGGCATCCGCTGCTGGCTTTCAAGGAAGTGCCGCTGGAGGAAGTGGCGAGCTATCCGCTGGTGCTGTGCGATCCCCAGGTCTGCGAAGGTTGCAGCCGGCAGCGCGAACGGCTGCTCCGCACGGTGGATGCGCAGCCGACGGTAGCCGAGTACGTCAAGACCCATTCCCTGATGCTGGCCCTCGTGGCCGCCGGCTACGGCGTGGGCTTTTCGAGCGCGGCGCATCTGGCGGGTTGCCATCAGGCCGATGTCGTCGTGCGGCCGCTGGCCGACGAGACCGCTTCGCTGACGACCTATCTACTGCGACCCGAAGGCGAAATCATGGAGCCGCTGCGGCAGTTCATCGACCGCGTGGATCGTGTCGGACGCCCGCAAGGCACCGATCAACGCCCGATGTGA
- a CDS encoding AlpA family transcriptional regulator: MSSQTTAPAVPAEHRILRRAEVEAKTGFKRAHIYSLMKEGKFPKALRLGVRAVGWDSAEVEQWIADRLNERA, encoded by the coding sequence ATGTCTTCGCAGACCACCGCGCCGGCAGTGCCGGCCGAGCACCGCATCCTGCGTCGCGCCGAAGTCGAGGCCAAAACCGGCTTCAAGCGCGCGCACATCTACAGCCTGATGAAAGAAGGCAAGTTCCCCAAGGCGCTGCGCCTGGGCGTGCGCGCCGTGGGCTGGGACTCGGCGGAGGTCGAGCAATGGATCGCCGATCGCCTCAATGAGCGCGCCTGA